Below is a genomic region from Vibrio pomeroyi.
CTGGTAATCGGATTATTGACCAATGGCCATGTGCTTCTAGAAGGGCTTCCCGGCACTGCGAAAACACGCTCGGTCAAGTCGCTAGCGAATTTATTGAATACAAGCTTTGGCCGAATTCAGTTTACGCCTGACTTATTGCCATCAGATGTGACAGGTACTGAGGTGTATCAAGAGCTGGATGGTAAGCCTCAACTGCATTTCCAACCGGGTCCTATTTTCAACAGCATTGTTCTAGCCGATGAAGTGAACCGCGCGCCTGCCAAGGTACAAGCGGCGCTGCTTGAAGCGATGGCGGAAGGCACGATAACCGTGGGCGGCCAAACTCACGTCCTTCCTGACTTATTCATGGTGTTGGCGACTCAAAACCCAGTTGAACAAGAAGGTACGTATCCGCTACCTGAAGCGCAGATGGACCGTTTCATCATGAAAGTGACGGTCGATTACCCGGAAGACGAAGCGGAACGTGACATCATTCGACTAGTGCGTAGCGAAGAGTTAGGCAGCGAAACGAGCTCAGAGCTAGTCACACCGCAACACAT
It encodes:
- a CDS encoding MoxR family ATPase, encoding MNHAQQAINQLIEQTEKSVIGQSHVVRALVIGLLTNGHVLLEGLPGTAKTRSVKSLANLLNTSFGRIQFTPDLLPSDVTGTEVYQELDGKPQLHFQPGPIFNSIVLADEVNRAPAKVQAALLEAMAEGTITVGGQTHVLPDLFMVLATQNPVEQEGTYPLPEAQMDRFIMKVTVDYPEDEAERDIIRLVRSEELGSETSSELVTPQHIEPELVLEARRQLPEIAVSDLVENYIVALVMATRKPERYPESNLSKWIEIGSSPRASIALDKCARAYAWLQGRDHVTLDDVRAMLPTVLGHRFSLSYDALADGVDHQRVVEELLDNVEIG